A section of the Gallus gallus isolate bGalGal1 chromosome 4, bGalGal1.mat.broiler.GRCg7b, whole genome shotgun sequence genome encodes:
- the ADH4 gene encoding alcohol dehydrogenase class-3, with product MASGVIKCKAAVAWEAGKPLSIEEVEVAPPKAHEVRIKIVATALCHTDAYTLSGADPEGCFPVILGHEGAGIVESVGEGVTKVKPGDTVIPLYIPQCGECKYCKNPKTNLCQKIRVTQGKGLMPDGTIRFTCKGKQIYHFMGTSTFSEYTVVADISVAKIDPAAPFDKVCLLGCGVSTGYGAAVNTAKVEPGSTCAVFGLGGVGLATVMGCKAAGASRIIGIDINKNTYAKAKEFGAAECISPQDFEKPIQEVLVEMTDGGVDYSFECIGNVGVMRAALEACHKGWGVSVIVGVAAAGQEISTRPFQLVTGRTWKGTAFGGWKSVDSVPKLVNDYMAKKIKVDEFVTHTLPFDKINEAFDLLHKGKSIRTVLKF from the exons ATGGCCAGCGGG GTTATTAAATGCAAGGCTGCTGTTGCCTGGGAGGCAGGTAAACCTCTCTCTATTGAGGAGGTGGAAGTCGCTCCGCCAAAAGCTCATGAAGTTCGCATCAAG ATAGTTGCCACTGCTCTCTGTCACACTGATGCCTATACTCTGAGTGGTGCTGATCCCGAGGGATGTTTCCCTGTGATTCTGGGTCATGAAGGAGCAGGAATTGTAGAAAGTGTTGGGGAAGGAGTAACAAAAGTAAAGCCAG ggGACACCGTGATCCCTCTGTACATCCCCCAGTGTGGCGAGTGCAAGTACTGCAAGAATCCTAAAACTAATCTGTGCCAAAAGATAAG AGTTACTCAAGGGAAAGGACTCATGCCTGATGGTACGATCAGATTCAcctgcaaaggaaagcagattTACCACTTCATGGGGACTAGCACCTTCTCGGAGTACACAGTGGTGGCCGATATCTCAGTAGCTAAGATAGATCCTGCAGCACCTTTCGATAAAGTGTGCCTGCTGGGTTGTGGCGTCTCTACAGGTTATGGGGCTGCTGTTAACACTGCTAAG GTGGAACCTGGCTCCACGTGTGCAGTCTTTGGTTTAGGAGGAGTTGGGCTGGCTACTGTTATGGGCTGTAAAGCGGCAGGAGCATCCCGGATCATTGGCATTGACATAAACAAGAATACCTATGCCAAAGCCAAGGAGTTTGGAGCTGCTGAGTGCATTAGCCCTCAAGACTTTGAGAAGCCCATACAGGAGGTGCTGGTTGAAATGACTGATGGTGGTGTAGACTACTCATTTGAGTGTATTGGTAACGTTGGAGTCATG AGGGCTGCCTTGGAAGCCTGCCACAAAGGCTGGGGAGTCAGTGTGATAGTTGGAGTAGCTGCTGCTGGTCAGGAGATCTCAACGCGGCCGTTCCAGCTAGTAACCGGTCGGACATGGAAAGGGACTGCGTTTGGAG GCTGGAAGAGCGTAGACAGTGTACCAAAGCTGGTGAATGACTACATGGCCAAAAAGATCAAAGTAGATGAGTTTGTGACTCATACCCTGCCTTTTGACAAAATTAATGAGGCTTTTGATCTCCTGCATAAAGGAAAGAG cATTCGAACAGTTCTAAAGTTTTAG
- the METAP1 gene encoding methionine aminopeptidase 1, whose product MAAVETRVCETAGCSSEAKLQCPTCLKLGIQGSYFCSQECFKGSWATHKLLHKKAKDEKAKREVSSWTLEGDINTNPWSGYRYTGKLRPHYPLTPTRPVPSYIQRPDYADHPLGMSESEQALKGTSQIKILSPEDIEGMRVVCRLAREVLDVAAMMVKAGVTTEEIDHAVHLACIARNCYPSPLNYYNFPKSCCTSVNEVICHGIPDRRPLQEGDIVNVDITVYRNGYHGDLNETFYVGEVDEGAKRLVQTTYECLMQAIDAVKPGVRYRELGNIIQKHAQANGFSVVRSYCGHGIHKLFHTAPNVPHYAKNKAVGVMKPGHVFTIEPMICEGGWQDETWPDGWTAVTRDGKRSAQFEHTLLVTDTGCEILTRRLDSIRPHFMSQ is encoded by the exons GAATGCTTTAAGGGAAGCTGGGCTACTCACAAGTTATTACACAAGAAAGCAA aagatgaaaaagcTAAACGTGAAGTATCCTCTTGGACCCTGGAAGGTGACATCAACACAAATCCCTGGTCTGGTTATCGATATACTGGAAAACTCAGGCCACATTATCCTCTG acaCCAACAAGACCTGTGCCAAGTTATATTCAGAGACCAGATTATGCTGATCATCCACTAG GAATGTCTGAATCAGAGCAGGCTTTAAAAGGAACCTCTCAAATAAAAATCCTCTCACCTGAGGATATAGAAGGGATGCGAGTAGTGTGTAGG CTTGCTAGAGAAGTATTGGATGTTGCTGCCATGATGGTGAAAGCGGGTGTAACTACTGAAGAAATTGATCATGCTGTCCATTTA GCTTGTATTGCAAGGAATTGCTATCCTTCTCCTCTGAATTATTATAACTTCCCTAAGTCATGTTGTACATCAGTGAATGAAGTGATCTGTCATGGAATTCCTGACAGGAGGCCATTACAGGAGGGAGATATTGTTAATG TGGATATTACTGTCTATCGTAATGGCTACCATGGAGATCTGAATGAGACATTTTATGTTGGAGAAGTTGATGAGGGTGCAAAGAGGCTTGTCCAAACGACGTATGAGTGCCTAATGCAAGCCATTGATGCAG TAAAACCTGGTGTTCGGTATAGAGAACTAGGAAACATTATTCAGAAACATGCTCAAGCAAATGGATTCTCGGTTGTTCGAAGCTACTGTGGGCATGGGATCCATAAACTCTTCCATACAGCCCCTAATGTGCCACACTATGCCA aaaaCAAGGCGGTTGGAGTCATGAAGCCAGGTCATGTATTTACAATTGAACCAATGATCTGTGAAG GTGGTTGGCAAGATGAAACGTGGCCTGATGGATGGACTGCGGTAACAAGAGATGGAAAGCGATCGGCTCAGTTCGAACACACTCTTCTGGTTACCGATACAGGCTGTGAGATCCTCACCCGGCGTCTGGATAGTATTCGTCCCCATTTCATGTCCCAGTGA